A genomic segment from Desulfonatronum lacustre DSM 10312 encodes:
- a CDS encoding 16S rRNA (guanine(527)-N(7))-methyltransferase RsmG: MAAKTTSPTPPTPDQITALAADLGRTLTTEQALGLSRYLGLLLQWNQRMNLVGPGDWRTVLTDLVADSWLLADFLDTLPLLKNAPDSPTGNQPKKPLAVDLGAGAGLPGLPLRLFWPQGTYHLVEIRRKRTAFLLQAVAAMGLRRTMVRPERAEQALPALAPVDLCLSRAFLPWPRLLELVRPWLAPKGLVLIMANETPPEPLPEGWSLQAARGYPSGDKNRYFWSLAAAVISR; this comes from the coding sequence ATGGCCGCCAAAACCACCTCCCCGACTCCGCCGACACCGGACCAGATTACCGCCCTGGCCGCCGACCTCGGTCGGACGCTGACCACGGAGCAAGCTCTGGGATTAAGCCGGTATCTCGGGCTGCTGCTCCAGTGGAATCAACGCATGAATCTGGTCGGACCCGGTGATTGGAGGACCGTCCTGACGGACCTGGTGGCGGACAGTTGGCTGTTGGCCGATTTTTTGGACACCCTGCCCCTGCTGAAAAACGCTCCGGATAGCCCCACGGGTAATCAACCGAAAAAACCTCTGGCCGTGGATCTGGGCGCCGGGGCCGGGCTGCCCGGCCTGCCCTTGCGGCTGTTCTGGCCGCAGGGAACGTATCATCTGGTGGAAATCCGCCGCAAGCGCACGGCCTTTCTGCTCCAGGCCGTCGCGGCCATGGGGCTGCGCCGGACCATGGTTCGACCGGAACGGGCCGAACAGGCCTTGCCCGCCCTGGCTCCCGTGGATCTGTGCCTGAGCCGGGCCTTTCTGCCCTGGCCCCGACTTCTGGAATTGGTCCGCCCCTGGCTGGCACCCAAGGGGCTGGTCCTGATCATGGCCAACGAGACCCCGCCCGAACCCCTTCCGGAAGGCTGGTCCCTTCAGGCCGCCCGGGGCTATCCTTCCGGCGACAAAAACCGTTATTTCTGGTCCTTGGCCGCCGCCGTCATCTCCAGATAG
- a CDS encoding MliC family protein, giving the protein MIRTVGVFTCLAGLLIAGCIWNRGGRDLGELTAVPISEVAYLCIGEARLTASYYVLSDKTLHFVRLDMPDGEMVTLPSALSASGSRYTDEREYVWWVKGREGFLEKRGDDGGWRLYLEGCREL; this is encoded by the coding sequence ATGATACGGACAGTCGGAGTCTTCACCTGCTTGGCCGGCCTGCTGATTGCCGGTTGCATCTGGAATCGGGGCGGACGTGATCTTGGCGAACTGACCGCGGTTCCGATCTCCGAGGTCGCGTACCTCTGTATCGGCGAAGCACGGCTCACGGCCAGCTATTATGTACTCTCCGACAAGACGCTGCATTTCGTTCGCTTGGATATGCCGGACGGCGAGATGGTCACCTTGCCCAGTGCTCTTTCGGCTTCGGGGTCCAGGTATACCGATGAACGGGAGTACGTCTGGTGGGTCAAGGGCCGGGAAGGCTTTTTGGAGAAACGCGGGGATGACGGGGGCTGGCGGCTGTATCTTGAGGGATGCCGGGAATTGTAA
- a CDS encoding deoxyhypusine synthase family protein, producing the protein MCSAESTISKKSSDTAKLGPVGSFITHHYRHFNAAALIDAARAYDDFLADGGKMMITLAGAMSTAELGLSLAEMIRRDKVHLIVCTGANLEEDIFNLVAHDFYERVPNYRDLTPQDEAELLARHMNRVTDTCIPEMEAMRRIEKAMLQVWAAADAKGERYFPHEFFRQILAAGDLAPSYQIDPKDSWMLAAMEKNVPMVVPGWEDSTLGNMYAAAVLRGEVKNVHTVRTGIEYMTWLADHYTQTTKQNPLGMFQIGGGIAGDFPICVVPMLHQDMERTDVPLWGYFCQISDSTTSYGSYSGAIPNEKITWGKLGVDTPKFIIESDATIVAPLIFAYLLGW; encoded by the coding sequence ATGTGTTCGGCTGAGAGTACGATATCCAAGAAATCAAGCGATACCGCCAAACTCGGACCGGTGGGATCGTTCATTACGCACCATTATCGGCATTTCAACGCAGCGGCCTTAATCGACGCGGCAAGGGCCTACGACGATTTTCTGGCCGACGGCGGGAAGATGATGATCACCCTGGCCGGGGCCATGAGCACCGCTGAGCTGGGGTTGTCCCTGGCCGAGATGATCCGTCGGGACAAGGTGCATCTGATCGTCTGCACCGGGGCCAATCTGGAGGAGGACATCTTCAATCTCGTGGCCCACGATTTTTACGAACGGGTGCCCAATTATCGGGACCTCACCCCCCAGGACGAAGCGGAACTGCTGGCCCGGCACATGAATCGGGTCACGGACACCTGTATCCCGGAAATGGAGGCCATGCGGCGGATCGAGAAGGCCATGCTCCAGGTCTGGGCCGCGGCGGACGCCAAGGGGGAGCGCTACTTTCCTCATGAGTTCTTCCGCCAGATCCTGGCCGCCGGAGACCTGGCTCCGTCCTACCAGATTGATCCGAAGGATTCCTGGATGCTGGCGGCCATGGAAAAGAACGTGCCCATGGTCGTGCCGGGTTGGGAGGATTCCACCTTGGGCAACATGTACGCCGCGGCCGTGCTGCGGGGCGAGGTCAAAAACGTGCACACCGTGCGCACCGGGATCGAGTATATGACCTGGCTGGCGGATCACTACACCCAGACCACGAAGCAAAATCCCCTGGGCATGTTTCAGATCGGCGGGGGAATCGCCGGGGACTTCCCGATCTGCGTGGTGCCCATGCTTCACCAGGACATGGAGCGGACGGATGTTCCGCTGTGGGGGTATTTCTGCCAGATCAGCGACAGCACCACCAGCTATGGCTCCTATTCCGGGGCCATCCCTAACGAGAAGATCACCTGGGGCAAATTGGGCGTGGACACGCCGAAGTTCATTATCGAGTCCGACGCGACCATCGTCGCGCCGTTGATCTTTGCCTATTTGCTTGGCTGGTAA
- a CDS encoding UbiD family decarboxylase, producing the protein MGYDTLQACIRDLEAAGRLVRLDVAVDPYLEAGVIQRRVYQAGGPALLFTRVKGCRFPMLGNLFGTLDRARYIFRDTLPALDKLVRLKVDPSEALRAPWKYLGLVRTLWNARPKYVTNGPILAENCALSDLPNQVSWPRDGGAFVTLPQVYSESPGRPGQNNWMHSNLGMYRVQFSGGRYAPDREAGLHYQIHRGIGVHHAEALQRGLPLRVNVFIGGPPAMTLAAVMPLPEGMPELSFAGMLGGGRLELVRSANGLPMPAQADFCISGVVKDAQTLPEGPFGDHLGYYSLEHDFPVLTVDRVYHRPDAVWPFTTVGRPPQEDTTFGALIHELTGDAIPTVLPGVRAVHAVDAAGVHPLLLALGSERYVPYDSERAPRELLTQANAILGQGQLSLAKYLLIADRADDSRLDIHDIANFFRHVLARVDWTRDLHFQTRTTVDTLDYSGLGLNEGSKVVIAAAGPPHRTLPTSFPSDLHLPDGFGSPQVCAPDVLAGILVIQGPPCTRTRHAQDPIMAEFCHELHTRGQLPDWPLIIVADDSAFVARTLNNFIWTTFTRSDPACDIYGAGETMTCKHWGCPGPLVIDARAKPHHAPALEPDPEVEKRVDMLAAKGGPLAGLW; encoded by the coding sequence ATGGGATACGACACGCTGCAAGCATGCATTCGCGATTTGGAGGCTGCCGGAAGACTGGTCCGGCTGGACGTGGCGGTGGACCCGTACCTGGAAGCCGGGGTCATCCAGCGCCGAGTCTACCAGGCCGGAGGACCGGCCCTGCTCTTCACCAGGGTCAAAGGCTGCCGCTTCCCCATGCTGGGCAACCTATTCGGTACCCTCGACCGAGCCAGATACATCTTCCGGGACACCCTCCCGGCCCTGGATAAACTGGTCAGGCTGAAGGTCGATCCGAGCGAGGCGCTCCGAGCCCCCTGGAAATATCTGGGACTGGTTCGCACCCTGTGGAACGCCCGGCCGAAGTACGTGACCAACGGGCCGATCCTGGCCGAAAACTGCGCCCTGTCCGACCTGCCCAACCAGGTTTCCTGGCCCAGGGACGGCGGAGCCTTCGTCACCCTACCCCAAGTCTACTCCGAAAGCCCGGGCAGGCCAGGCCAAAACAATTGGATGCATTCCAACCTGGGCATGTACCGGGTCCAGTTCTCCGGCGGGCGGTACGCTCCCGACCGGGAAGCGGGCCTGCACTACCAGATCCACCGGGGCATCGGGGTGCACCATGCCGAGGCTTTGCAGCGCGGCCTGCCGTTGCGGGTGAACGTGTTCATCGGCGGACCGCCGGCCATGACCCTGGCCGCGGTGATGCCCCTGCCCGAGGGTATGCCGGAACTCAGCTTCGCCGGGATGCTCGGCGGCGGCAGACTGGAACTGGTCCGCTCCGCAAACGGTCTTCCCATGCCTGCTCAGGCCGACTTCTGCATCTCCGGCGTGGTCAAAGACGCCCAAACCCTGCCCGAAGGTCCCTTCGGCGACCACCTTGGCTACTACAGCCTGGAGCACGACTTCCCGGTGCTCACCGTGGACCGGGTTTATCACCGCCCGGACGCGGTCTGGCCTTTCACTACCGTAGGCCGCCCGCCCCAGGAAGACACCACCTTCGGCGCGCTGATCCACGAACTCACCGGTGACGCCATTCCGACCGTGCTCCCGGGAGTCCGGGCCGTGCATGCCGTGGACGCAGCCGGGGTGCATCCCCTGCTCCTGGCCCTGGGCAGCGAGCGCTACGTACCCTATGATTCGGAGCGGGCTCCCCGGGAACTGCTCACCCAGGCCAACGCCATTCTCGGCCAGGGCCAACTCTCCCTGGCCAAATATCTGCTCATCGCCGACCGAGCCGACGACTCCCGTCTGGACATCCACGACATCGCCAATTTCTTCCGCCATGTCTTGGCGCGGGTGGATTGGACCCGGGATCTGCACTTCCAGACCCGAACCACCGTGGACACCCTGGACTACTCCGGTCTGGGGCTGAACGAAGGCTCCAAGGTGGTGATCGCCGCTGCCGGCCCGCCCCACAGGACCCTGCCCACGTCTTTTCCCAGCGACCTCCACCTACCGGATGGTTTTGGCTCGCCCCAGGTCTGCGCACCGGACGTCCTGGCCGGAATCCTCGTCATCCAGGGACCACCCTGCACCCGGACCCGGCACGCCCAGGACCCGATCATGGCCGAATTCTGCCACGAACTGCACACCAGAGGGCAACTCCCGGACTGGCCGCTGATCATCGTGGCCGACGACAGCGCCTTTGTCGCCCGAACCCTGAACAACTTCATCTGGACCACCTTCACCCGCTCCGACCCAGCCTGCGACATCTATGGAGCAGGCGAAACCATGACCTGCAAACACTGGGGCTGCCCCGGCCCCCTGGTCATCGACGCCCGAGCCAAACCCCACCACGCCCCGGCCTTGGAACCGGATCCGGAAGTGGAAAAAAGAGTGGATATGCTCGCGGCCAAGGGAGGGCCGCTGGCGGGATTGTGGTGA
- a CDS encoding HEPN domain-containing protein, with translation MNLRAGLQATPLLPYIASGNMTRDEHILYWLQESDKDCSVMTSLLDNGHFTWALFVGHLVLEKLLKAIYVQNIDKEVPRIHHLLKIARDAGLEMTVDQENFLLEVTTYNIKGRYPDYKKQFARKAGLDFTLQRVAQIKEMRRWLKNKLQR, from the coding sequence GTGAACCTCAGAGCCGGGTTACAGGCGACACCTTTGCTTCCCTACATTGCGAGTGGCAATATGACGCGAGACGAGCATATACTCTACTGGCTGCAAGAATCCGACAAAGATTGTTCCGTCATGACCAGCCTTTTGGATAATGGTCATTTCACTTGGGCACTTTTTGTCGGCCATCTAGTCCTTGAAAAACTTCTCAAGGCAATTTACGTACAAAATATTGACAAAGAAGTTCCGCGTATTCACCATCTGCTCAAAATAGCCCGAGATGCAGGTTTAGAAATGACAGTTGATCAGGAAAATTTTCTACTTGAGGTGACGACATACAACATCAAAGGGAGATATCCGGATTACAAGAAGCAATTTGCACGCAAGGCAGGTCTTGATTTCACATTACAAAGAGTAGCCCAGATAAAGGAGATGCGTCGATGGCTCAAAAACAAATTGCAGCGCTGA
- a CDS encoding nucleotidyltransferase domain-containing protein: protein MAQKQIAALIENSIKEYIQILRKNSVPIQSLYLFGSHAKGTAKADSDIDLAVFWDKDEIDGYDEDVRLMKLTRQMNVCIEPHSFSRKDLEHPDPFVQEIMATGARLI from the coding sequence ATGGCTCAAAAACAAATTGCAGCGCTGATCGAAAATAGCATCAAAGAGTATATACAGATACTACGTAAAAATAGTGTTCCGATCCAAAGCTTATATCTTTTTGGTTCTCATGCAAAAGGAACGGCCAAGGCAGACAGTGACATTGACCTGGCCGTCTTCTGGGACAAGGATGAGATTGACGGTTATGATGAAGACGTACGCTTAATGAAACTAACACGGCAGATGAACGTATGCATCGAGCCTCATTCGTTTTCACGCAAAGACCTTGAACATCCGGACCCATTTGTTCAAGAGATCATGGCAACCGGTGCACGGCTCATTTAG
- a CDS encoding protein phosphatase CheZ has protein sequence MLSNDEMADRVMDRIAARISEELRGTMVQALERELQKNISRSLMQGEFYRTLNAELQDGLKQIYKEIAEAKKYDGQAPIVDGQTSALISEASDQLDEILKATEQAAVQVMDIVEDQMELQAEMTAILERFRSGGARAADVNALIATNQRLSEDFMRIMTALSFQDLTGQRIKKIITAIKQVERITTELFVATGLKIKGIDEEPEKDFQTLNTEAKQKASDLKGPQTTTNQNDVDDLLAQLGLD, from the coding sequence ATGCTCAGCAATGATGAAATGGCTGATCGGGTCATGGATCGGATTGCCGCGCGTATTTCCGAAGAATTACGCGGAACCATGGTCCAGGCTCTGGAAAGAGAATTGCAGAAGAACATCAGCCGATCTCTGATGCAAGGTGAGTTCTACCGGACCCTGAACGCGGAATTGCAAGACGGGTTGAAGCAAATCTACAAGGAAATCGCCGAAGCCAAGAAATACGATGGACAGGCTCCGATCGTGGACGGGCAGACCTCCGCCCTGATCTCCGAAGCCTCGGATCAACTCGACGAGATTCTCAAGGCCACGGAGCAGGCCGCGGTCCAGGTCATGGACATTGTGGAAGATCAGATGGAGTTGCAGGCCGAGATGACCGCGATCCTGGAGCGATTCCGCAGCGGCGGGGCCAGGGCCGCGGACGTGAACGCCCTGATCGCCACCAACCAGCGCCTGAGCGAGGACTTCATGCGGATCATGACCGCTCTGTCCTTCCAGGATCTGACCGGCCAGCGGATCAAGAAGATCATTACCGCCATCAAGCAGGTGGAACGGATCACCACGGAACTGTTCGTGGCCACGGGGTTGAAAATCAAAGGAATTGACGAGGAGCCGGAAAAGGACTTCCAGACCCTGAACACCGAAGCCAAACAAAAAGCCTCGGACCTCAAAGGCCCGCAAACCACGACCAACCAGAACGACGTAGACGATCTGCTGGCCCAGCTTGGGCTGGATTAG
- a CDS encoding TIGR04211 family SH3 domain-containing protein → MKSCLIMLFVAVVLVIVVAFPPSTATAETVYVSDVREISKRAGPSTEHRILQMLPAGAKMEALTEQSGWLRVRGPNGIEGWVLKRFTSAELPVSLKYQELREEYDELYAASSGALGRIAELEEVNRNLLETLSETSNKLLDLDREYAALQLDASNVLDLRQRYDQTVADLADIQVEVETLRQENSKLKSWDRFYWFLAGGAVFLVAWLAGVITGRLQGKRRNTLQYT, encoded by the coding sequence ATGAAAAGCTGTCTGATCATGCTGTTTGTCGCCGTCGTCCTGGTAATCGTCGTTGCCTTCCCCCCGAGCACTGCCACGGCGGAAACCGTGTACGTGTCCGATGTCCGGGAGATTTCCAAACGAGCCGGACCATCCACTGAACATCGGATTCTTCAGATGCTCCCCGCCGGGGCGAAAATGGAAGCTTTGACCGAACAGTCGGGATGGTTGCGGGTCCGCGGTCCGAACGGCATTGAAGGATGGGTGCTGAAACGCTTCACCAGCGCGGAACTTCCGGTATCGTTGAAATATCAGGAGCTTCGCGAGGAATATGATGAACTTTATGCAGCATCCAGCGGGGCTCTGGGACGGATCGCCGAACTGGAAGAGGTTAACCGGAACCTCTTGGAAACCTTATCCGAAACCTCCAACAAGCTTCTGGATCTGGACCGTGAATATGCAGCTCTCCAGTTGGATGCGTCCAATGTTCTCGATTTGCGGCAACGTTACGATCAGACAGTGGCTGACTTGGCCGATATTCAGGTCGAGGTCGAGACCTTGCGCCAAGAAAACAGCAAGTTGAAGTCCTGGGACCGTTTTTACTGGTTTCTCGCCGGCGGAGCGGTCTTCTTGGTGGCTTGGCTGGCCGGAGTGATCACCGGGCGTTTGCAGGGCAAGCGGCGGAATACCCTGCAATATACCTGA
- a CDS encoding TRAP transporter large permease, with protein sequence MSPTLVGLAGIGLFFVLLILRMPIAYAMSLTGFLGFSWLVSPDAAFRVVSKDLYATFSSYSLSVIPMFIFMGFLAFYSGIGARLFTFAYRTMGHYPGGLAIATQATCALFGAVCGSNTATAATIGAIAIPEMKKYRYADTLSTASVAAGGALGVLFPPSVIFIVYGMATEQSIGKLFMAGIIPGFLLMFLYMATIFLMARRNPRLGPPGPVFSWKDRFAALKGGIWEVFVIFSLSLGGLFAGWFTPTEAGAVGAAGVFFLTLVQGKLRWEGLKRALADSTRTTAMIMLLVAGAVIFGRFMAVSRVPFELASWAGQLDLPAYVVMALILLIYLVLGFFIDALALVLLTIPIFYPVVVNVLGYDPIWFGVIMVLVVAMGVITPPVGMNVYIVKGIAADVPLETIFKGIWPFLAALIVCIAILLAFPALTTFLPGLI encoded by the coding sequence ATGAGCCCGACACTGGTCGGCCTGGCCGGCATCGGCCTGTTTTTCGTGCTTCTGATCCTGCGGATGCCCATTGCCTATGCCATGTCCCTGACCGGATTTCTGGGATTCAGTTGGCTGGTTTCTCCGGATGCGGCGTTCCGGGTCGTTTCCAAGGATTTGTACGCAACGTTTTCCTCCTATTCCCTGAGCGTGATCCCCATGTTTATCTTCATGGGATTTTTGGCGTTCTACTCCGGGATCGGGGCCAGGCTGTTCACCTTCGCTTATCGGACCATGGGCCACTATCCCGGAGGGTTGGCCATCGCCACCCAGGCAACCTGCGCGTTGTTCGGCGCGGTTTGCGGGTCGAACACGGCCACGGCCGCGACCATCGGGGCCATCGCCATCCCGGAGATGAAGAAATATCGGTACGCGGACACCCTTTCCACGGCCAGCGTGGCCGCCGGAGGGGCGTTGGGAGTCCTGTTTCCGCCCAGCGTGATCTTCATCGTCTACGGCATGGCCACGGAGCAATCCATCGGCAAGCTGTTCATGGCCGGGATCATCCCTGGATTTTTGTTGATGTTTCTCTACATGGCCACCATTTTCCTCATGGCTCGGCGCAATCCCCGGCTCGGTCCTCCCGGACCGGTGTTCAGCTGGAAGGATCGCTTCGCGGCGTTGAAGGGCGGAATCTGGGAAGTATTCGTTATCTTTTCCTTGTCCCTGGGCGGTCTCTTCGCCGGATGGTTCACCCCCACCGAGGCCGGAGCCGTGGGGGCGGCCGGTGTGTTTTTTCTGACCCTGGTCCAGGGCAAGTTGCGCTGGGAAGGATTGAAGCGCGCCCTGGCCGACTCCACCCGGACCACGGCCATGATCATGCTTCTGGTGGCCGGGGCGGTGATTTTCGGGCGGTTCATGGCCGTGAGCCGCGTTCCCTTCGAGCTGGCGTCCTGGGCCGGGCAGTTGGATTTGCCGGCCTACGTGGTCATGGCCCTGATCCTGTTGATCTACCTTGTTCTGGGATTCTTCATCGACGCCCTGGCCTTGGTCTTGTTGACCATTCCCATCTTTTACCCCGTGGTAGTCAATGTCTTGGGATATGATCCGATCTGGTTCGGGGTGATCATGGTTTTGGTCGTGGCCATGGGGGTGATCACGCCCCCTGTGGGCATGAACGTCTATATCGTCAAGGGAATCGCCGCAGACGTCCCGCTGGAAACCATCTTTAAGGGGATCTGGCCGTTTTTGGCCGCGTTGATCGTCTGCATCGCCATTCTGCTGGCCTTTCCCGCTCTGACCACGTTTTTGCCCGGTCTGATCTAG
- a CDS encoding TRAP transporter small permease — translation MPSRSKRYLQLAEKYVWAASKVFDAVAGISLLAVMFLVVLNIILRAFFKNPILGTYEFVGFLTSLAVGLALAHCALKNGHIAVGFLVAKLPERIRACIDGLTNITAAVFFVFCSWHMLDYAQSFAASGEVGLTTKIPFYPFVYGLAAALGLLCLILILRAVEMVGMAVRR, via the coding sequence ATGCCGTCACGTTCGAAACGTTATCTTCAACTCGCCGAAAAATACGTCTGGGCCGCCAGCAAGGTCTTTGACGCCGTGGCCGGAATCAGTCTTCTGGCTGTGATGTTTCTGGTGGTCCTGAACATTATCCTGCGGGCGTTCTTCAAGAATCCGATTCTTGGAACATATGAATTCGTGGGGTTTCTGACCTCCCTGGCCGTGGGTCTGGCCCTGGCCCATTGCGCACTGAAGAACGGGCATATCGCCGTGGGCTTTCTGGTGGCTAAGCTTCCCGAGCGGATCAGGGCCTGCATCGACGGCCTGACCAACATCACGGCCGCGGTGTTTTTCGTGTTCTGCTCCTGGCACATGCTGGATTATGCCCAGAGCTTCGCGGCCAGCGGAGAGGTGGGATTGACCACGAAAATTCCTTTTTATCCGTTTGTTTACGGACTTGCCGCTGCCCTTGGGCTGCTTTGCCTGATCCTGATCCTGCGCGCCGTGGAAATGGTGGGCATGGCGGTGCGCCGATGA
- a CDS encoding TRAP transporter substrate-binding protein, with translation MNRLGLTCLMILLAAFLALMLTATAAMAQRPVSLRLAHFFPATHPAETELVQGWAKALAEASDGRIDVVSYPGQTLLAAPEIYDGVVTGIADIGLSVFAYTRGRFPLLEVFELPGVTYKNSKVASQVAWDAIKTLNPAEVQDTKLLMVLATGPGDLFTKSPVRTLEDLQGLEIRATGLSAKTLAALGAIPVAMPQSEAYEALSRGLVKGNLSPLEVLQGWRHAEVTDYLTMTPFLYNTLFFVTMNQRAWDRLPEDLQAVITEISEQFFLDVAKGLWDAQNEAALTYAVETTGQQVIHLTDEETARWTELVLPIQAEFLRDMAGRGLPGQEALDLVIELSEKYNARY, from the coding sequence ATGAACAGATTGGGTTTGACGTGCCTGATGATTTTGTTGGCGGCGTTTTTGGCGCTGATGCTCACCGCGACCGCCGCCATGGCGCAGCGTCCGGTATCCTTGCGCTTGGCGCACTTTTTCCCGGCGACCCACCCGGCTGAGACGGAACTGGTCCAAGGCTGGGCCAAGGCTCTGGCCGAGGCGTCCGACGGGCGAATCGACGTGGTCAGCTATCCGGGCCAGACTCTGCTCGCGGCTCCCGAGATTTATGACGGCGTGGTCACGGGGATCGCGGATATCGGCCTGTCCGTTTTTGCCTATACCAGGGGTCGTTTTCCATTGCTGGAAGTGTTCGAACTGCCCGGCGTGACCTACAAGAATTCCAAGGTCGCCAGCCAAGTGGCCTGGGACGCGATCAAGACCTTGAACCCGGCGGAGGTCCAGGACACCAAGCTGCTGATGGTCCTGGCCACCGGACCCGGTGATCTGTTCACCAAATCGCCCGTGCGCACCCTGGAAGACTTGCAAGGCTTGGAAATTCGGGCCACCGGGCTGAGCGCCAAGACTCTGGCCGCATTGGGCGCCATCCCCGTGGCCATGCCTCAGTCCGAGGCCTACGAGGCCCTGTCGCGCGGGCTGGTCAAGGGCAATCTTTCGCCCTTGGAGGTTTTGCAGGGTTGGCGGCACGCCGAGGTCACCGACTATCTGACCATGACCCCGTTTCTTTACAATACCTTGTTCTTCGTGACCATGAACCAACGCGCGTGGGATCGGCTTCCAGAGGACCTGCAAGCGGTGATCACCGAGATTTCCGAACAGTTCTTCCTGGACGTGGCTAAGGGGTTGTGGGATGCGCAGAACGAAGCGGCCCTGACCTATGCCGTGGAAACCACGGGCCAACAGGTGATCCACCTTACCGATGAGGAAACGGCCCGCTGGACCGAACTGGTCCTGCCGATCCAGGCCGAGTTTCTCCGGGATATGGCTGGTCGTGGGCTGCCCGGGCAAGAGGCCCTGGACTTGGTGATCGAATTGTCCGAGAAGTACAACGCCCGGTATTGA
- a CDS encoding ACT domain-containing protein, with amino-acid sequence MKVEQISIFLENRAGRLTDVTRVLSQGGINIRALSLADTSDFGILRLIVTDHERAKQLLKENGFTVGRTSVVAVEVDDRPGGLHFILELLSNNQINVEYMYAFVQQTGKDAVMIFRFDRTDQAVEILQANKIRIIPGDELYNL; translated from the coding sequence ATGAAAGTGGAACAGATTTCGATTTTTTTGGAGAACCGGGCCGGGCGACTGACGGACGTGACCAGGGTCTTGTCCCAGGGCGGGATCAACATCCGGGCGTTGTCCTTGGCCGATACGTCGGACTTCGGGATTTTACGGTTAATCGTCACGGACCATGAACGGGCCAAGCAGTTGCTCAAGGAAAACGGTTTCACCGTTGGCCGGACCTCCGTGGTGGCCGTGGAAGTGGACGACAGGCCCGGGGGACTGCATTTCATTCTGGAACTGCTCAGCAATAACCAGATCAACGTGGAATACATGTACGCCTTTGTTCAGCAGACCGGAAAAGACGCGGTTATGATCTTCCGGTTCGACCGGACGGATCAGGCCGTTGAGATATTACAAGCCAACAAGATTCGGATCATCCCCGGGGACGAACTCTACAATCTGTAG